A region of the Ornithinimicrobium ciconiae genome:
AGCACCCAGCCCAGGGCGCGGACCGGGAAGGCGAGGATCGAGAAAAGGTAGGCGATCTCCACGACGTCGGCGGCGGTCAGGTCACCGGAGGCGACGCGCGCCGTGCCGACCGCCAGAACGGCCAGCGTGCCGAGCACGGGGATGGCCTCGATCACCGGCTCGAACATGCCCCGGGTGCGGCCCACCGTGATCAGCGAGTCGCGCAGGTCGTTGGTGACCCGACCAAACCGGTCGGTCTCCTCCTGCTCGCGGCCCATGGCCTTGACCAGCATCCCGGCCTCGAAGGACTCGTGCGCAACCTCGGCGACCTCGGCGCGCAACTGCTGGGCGCGGGTGATGCGCGGGGACATGAACCGCTGGAAGACGAGGTTGGCCGCAAACAGGCCCGGGAACACCAGGAAGCCGATCAGCGCCAGGAACGGGTCCACGACCACCATCTGGGTGCCGGCGATGAGCAGCATCACGATGACCCCGATGGCCATCGGCAGCGGGTTGAAGATCTGCCAGGCCGCCTCGATGTCCGCGTGGGCGTTGGACAGCAGTTGGCCCGAGGGGTGGGCGTGGTGCCAGCTCAGCGGGAGTCGCAGGTACTGCCGGGTGACGCGCTGACGGTAGAGGGCCTGCAGGTTGAAGCCCGCGATGGAGGCGGCCACCCGCCGCAGCACCACACCGGTCATATTGACCACCAGGACGGCCAGCAGCACCCAGAAGATGGTCCACAGACCGCTGGAGGTGACCTGACCGCTCTCCACCGCCGGGGTCACCTCGGTCTCGGTGACGTAGCCGATCGCCCAAGCGGTGCCCACGGTGGCCAGCGCCCACAGCGCGGACCCGACGACGGCGACCGCAAAGATCTTCTTCTGCTGCCGGATGCCGGTCCAGATCACCCGCAGCCCCTGGCGCAGGATCGCCGGGGTCGGGCGTGGTCGCTCGACCGGTCTGGTGGCAGACGTCACGTCAGAAGGCTCCTTCACACTGGGCGGAGTCCCGTGCTGACCGGTCCGTGGTCTGCATCAGGGAACGCAGCCATCCGGACCCACCCGGTGGCGCACCCACTATCTTCGCACGACCGGTTGG
Encoded here:
- a CDS encoding ABC transporter ATP-binding protein, translating into MTSATRPVERPRPTPAILRQGLRVIWTGIRQQKKIFAVAVVGSALWALATVGTAWAIGYVTETEVTPAVESGQVTSSGLWTIFWVLLAVLVVNMTGVVLRRVAASIAGFNLQALYRQRVTRQYLRLPLSWHHAHPSGQLLSNAHADIEAAWQIFNPLPMAIGVIVMLLIAGTQMVVVDPFLALIGFLVFPGLFAANLVFQRFMSPRITRAQQLRAEVAEVAHESFEAGMLVKAMGREQEETDRFGRVTNDLRDSLITVGRTRGMFEPVIEAIPVLGTLAVLAVGTARVASGDLTAADVVEIAYLFSILAFPVRALGWVLAEIPRSVVGYRRVDSVLRASGSMAYGEERLPREGAAHARTEGVSYAYAEPAERAVLGAEEAPEPVVEQLGQQRSMAIRDVTLDVPAGRTVAMVGPTGSGKSTLANLVLRLMDPDTGAVTLDGIDLRSVRKGEVPDVGTLVAQQTFMFDDPVRDNVTLGEDLSDEVVWDALRTARADGFVSSMPGALDAMIGERGGNLSGGQRQRIALARAIVRRPRLLVLDDATSAVDPAIEQAILGGLRETSDGMTVLVVAYRMATIALADHIVYLEQGQVLDQGTHAELIERCQGYGDLVNAYAREAAERAAVAADEEH